CCTTTGCGATTAAATAAGTCGTCTTGCTTTTTCGCTGAAACCAACAAGCTGTCAATTTCTCCTTCTGGTTCGTCCCACATATTGTGAGTGAACAAGCGGTTCAAACATTTTCTGATAATTAACTTCTCTTTGTCGTCAAGTGCAGGGCGATAAAGGATTTTTTCCCGTTCCTCATTAGTCATTGTCTGCAAAGCGAAATACAATATACTTTTAAGATATGGAGCCCAAGTCAGAACAGAACCTTTGTGCCAAATACGTCTTGCTTTTAGTTGAACATTTGTAAGTGTCCTGCCTTTTACGTTTTGTATCCAGTCGTTTAGAAAACTTTCGTCAACAAGAATTGAAACCAACTCTTTGAAATTGTCAACTTCTAAATTTCTGTAGTCGTCAGCCGCAGTAAATTTTGCTGTTGAAGGTTCAAGAAAAAGTGTTGCAGGGAAAAGAGTTTTGTTTAGTAGGTCAATAGTCATTGGAAAACTTGCGTCCTTAAATGCCTCTGCAACAAACTTTGATAAAGTAGAGTTGTCAAGTGCTGAATTTTTTATTGCACTCCGCAACATTTCTTTTGCTTCCAATTTTGCATATTGTTTCTCCGTAACAAGAAAGTGAACAAAATTGCTCTCGGTATGATTGTCTGCTGGCTTGTTAGAGATAAACTCTTCAAGAAGTTCTTTGTAAATAACCGAAAGTCGGTCAAGAAGGGTAGAAGTATAAAATGGAACTTGTTTAAGTTTTGAATGTGCTTCAAGATTTGTAATCATCAAATCGTCAAACAGCTTTTTTGCTTTTTCCGCTTCGTCAGGTGAAATGTAAAACTTAACATCAATGTCGCTAAGATTATTCAGAACTTGTCCAGCAAGTTTATGTTGTCCGTCAAATAGTTTAAGTCGGTTACCTACTAACCTGCCAATTGATGGAGCAAGTTGTGGGTGGTCTTGTAAGTGGTCACGAATTGTTATCAATCTCTTGTAATCAATTACTCTTGGCTGAAGTCCTTCTTGGTCGTCATTCTCAAGCCAAGAGATTGGAATTTTACCATAGAAATAATCTACTCCGAGAATTTTGTCGTGAAGAAGTTGAAACTCTCTTGCTTCTGAACCGTCATCAATTTTTATTGTTGCTCCGTTTCTGTTAGCGTGGGTATTTTTATGTTGAACCTCTTTGAGTTCAAAGATGTCTTGAAGTTTTATGTTGTTCTTTTTGTGCTGAAACAATCTTTCAAGTTTGAGATTGTCCCGAACATCATAAAGCGATTGGTCTGATTTTCTTCGGTTGTATTTTTTTAAAACTATCCGAATGTTTACTACATCAGTTTCTCCGTCCTTTGAAAACGGTTGGATATGGTCATATTCAATATCGTCAGTGTCTGCAATGATTTCTCCTGAAATAAAACATCTCAACGAACCGTCTGCTGAAAGTTGTTGCTGTCTGACTGTTTGCTTTTCTGGTTCTGATAACTGTCTTTTCATTTTCTATTGTTTGTTAGTGGTTTATTGTTGTGCAACACAGCCGAAAGCTACAATTTTATTGTCTCCATCAATTTCAACAAAGGTTTTACCCTGCAAATTAAATTGCTCTCTGTAATCTTTAAGTTCCTGTTGTATGCCGTGAATGAGAAACTTAGCTTCGGTATTTGTCGCTTGCTCAATGTAGCTGAACATCTTTGCAAGATTTGTTTTTTGAGTTACAAACTTGTCAGCAACATATATTTCCCATTGTCCTTGCTCTGTTTCTTTCTCATGCTTAATAATCATCATTAAGTCAAAACTAAAGTCCTTGTCGCTATTAGGAATGACGAGAGGATAAACAGCGGCTTTGCCGCTGGCTTTTTCCATTTCGTCATAAATGCTTTTCAATGCCTCTTGACTTGAAAGAAATGAAGTTACCTCATCGTCCACATAAAAGTGGATTACGTTGTCAGAAAAAGTCCGTTGTGTTTTAAGCATTTGTCAGAGTTTAAGTTTGTAAAAATTGTCCGTCCTGTTGTTCGTTTTATGTCGGTCAGTCGGTGGTCGCACGGTCGTCACAGAATAGCCGATAACATTTATTATGCGAAATAAAGCTATCAAAACTTTCGCTTATCCGCAGTTTAAGCGCGAAAAAGCGAAAGTTTGTGTTTCGCTTTTTCGTATCAGTTTATCCAAAGGTGATTGTATTTTGTTCAGTTTTTTACTGCTGACATGCGTATAGATCATCGTTGTTTTAGGTCAATTGTCACCTCCCTTCGGTAAGGTGCTTCGGCAAATAGCCGTTCTTCACCATGGTGTTCCTAAACAGATAATCTGAGGGGTGGTTTTGTCATTTATCAAAATTAAAATTCTTTTCTTCTTATGCCAAATATCCATGATAGATACCCCCCCCTCGCATATATAGTTTTAGCACCTTCTAATTTTGCATTATACATAGATGTAAATATCAATATGATGCCATTTTCGGTATGTATCCCCTCAAGACACTTGGTCATAGAAAAGTTATTTTAGCAACAAAAAAACATGAACAACCACAAAGTTGAAATTTATCAAAGCGACGACTTCACAAAGCTAAAGAATAGCATAAACGCATTTATTGCGCAAGGTGACCTAAAATCAGTGAGCGTTTCCATTACTTCAGTTGGGGCAAAGGAGTATGATGAACAGATTTACACCGCTTGCATTACATAT
The sequence above is a segment of the Bacteroidota bacterium genome. Coding sequences within it:
- a CDS encoding HNH endonuclease, producing MKRQLSEPEKQTVRQQQLSADGSLRCFISGEIIADTDDIEYDHIQPFSKDGETDVVNIRIVLKKYNRRKSDQSLYDVRDNLKLERLFQHKKNNIKLQDIFELKEVQHKNTHANRNGATIKIDDGSEAREFQLLHDKILGVDYFYGKIPISWLENDDQEGLQPRVIDYKRLITIRDHLQDHPQLAPSIGRLVGNRLKLFDGQHKLAGQVLNNLSDIDVKFYISPDEAEKAKKLFDDLMITNLEAHSKLKQVPFYTSTLLDRLSVIYKELLEEFISNKPADNHTESNFVHFLVTEKQYAKLEAKEMLRSAIKNSALDNSTLSKFVAEAFKDASFPMTIDLLNKTLFPATLFLEPSTAKFTAADDYRNLEVDNFKELVSILVDESFLNDWIQNVKGRTLTNVQLKARRIWHKGSVLTWAPYLKSILYFALQTMTNEEREKILYRPALDDKEKLIIRKCLNRLFTHNMWDEPEGEIDSLLVSAKKQDDLFNRKG